ggagctgatttttctgagtctcttggctcttcttgttgtttgattgcatagtcttcttctgagctttggatatgGTATTAGAGACTAAGgtatatgagctttgatttgtttactcgtttgagtgccctaggtttAATCCGATGATtacctaagctcaagtttgagaagaatcttgtttgtacTCATTGTTGATATAGCAAGATGAAAAGAGGGTGTTCATTCTTAATGCAAAGATTGTTGGCGGCTAACATACTGGAAAGAGTGTGTTCATTCTTAGGACCCCTTTGTCCCCCTCAAGGACATTTCACTTACTTTCAGGTTCAAGAGGAAACAATTTTCAATCCGCCTTAGCTTTGCAATGATTATAAACAAAGCTCAAGGACAAACCATTCCTAATGTTGGTATTTATCTACCTGAGCATGTGTTTTCTCATGGACAACTGTATGTTGCATTATCGAGGGGTGTATCATAGCAGTCAACACGGATTTTGGCTAAGCCAAATAAAGATTTAGATGCCATGGGAAGAAGCTCCAAGAACATTATGTACATGGATGTATTGGAATGGTGTTCCTCGATTTCATGATTAGTATCTTGCTTCTAACCTCACATAATTGATTCATTTCTAAAGTGCAAAtgagataattaattattttgtaGGAGCGCACATAGAATGGAGAAATGTTAGAACCAATAATTCATAGAGCAAATCTTTTACAACGCACACCAATGCACATTTCGCACCGATCCTTGTTATtgacatgcaatgcacataCAGGATGGTAACGAACAGTCAACTAAGGAAGAATTTTTTGATAAACCTACTGAAGTATAAAAGGAACAAATGTGAAGACGACATCTCATCCTGTATACGGGAAATTGTTAAGAGCATTAGGCATTTGATGTATGCGTAACTAATAGAtgtttgaaaatataattttgtgATGTTAAGCGCATCGTTGTTACAAATGCAGTGGTTGATAATTGCACATGTGTGTCGCACGTGCACGTTTACTATGATCCCTCACTTGCACGTGCACGTTCCTGCTAGGAGCTCAATTCTTTTGATTGCTCACAGCTACGGCACGGATGCAGGTCCCTCCTTGGGTTTGGATTGCAAATATTGTAAGACGAACTCTCTATCTCTTAGAAAACCATGCAATTTGTTATGCTTAAGACTCCATATCTTGTATCATAAGTATATTCTTGCATACAGTCCAGCTATAAAGAAAAGCATTGTCAATGCAGATTCGTTTGGTTCAAACATTCAAGAGAATTCAGTGACCCATTGGCCCGAAGAGTTTATTCTTTTTCTACAATATGTGTCCTTATTCTTCAAGTCATGGTAGCTGTGATTAGGTTTTTAACCCCGGTTATCACACTATTTTTAAGTGATGACAAAGAtacatcattttttatttacaaATGCGGTGGTTGAATAAATACATGTGCGTGCCGCACATACACATTTACTTAGTAAATGAGAGACTGGATTAATTCTCATTACTTACTTTATAATACACGGCTATTGTCAACAATATATAACTAGCTAACTAATAGAGTCTCAATCTGAATCCAACTCTATCTATCTCCTTCCTAATTCTGAACTGAATCTAACTCTTTCCAACCATAACTAATTTGGACTCCTTAACTTATCTCAATTTGAACTTAGACTTCTAATTCTAATTTATTTCTAACCTAATTTATCTAAACCGATTTGCCTCCTACTTAACTCTCACTCGTAACATTACATCACTCCTTTCGAGTAAGCTCGTTCTCAAACTACCGGGTGAGTGGGTGATGGCCATGATTATAGCCATTGAAATCTCCACGTTGATATGACACCGGGACCTTTGCATCAGTGTTCTAAATGATGATCGGTCTGCTGTATCAGAAggcatgcagcagcagcagtccgtGATCGTAGCTCTAATTGCAGCCCGAATTTCAGACCGTAATATTGCTTACAGCAGGAAGAGAGAACGTGATCCTCATGTATATCTTGAGCAGGAAGAGAGAACGTGATCTAAATAGGAACAAAGAAGAGGGAAAATGTAGTACTCAGCCACGGTGGTCTGCAGCGAGCAACATTGCCTTCGGGATTCAGCTCCATTAGACTAAGCCCAAGGAATTCTCTTCACAACGTAGATTCCtattatgaaatattttttttcttcagcgCTCTAACGATTCTCGTCAAGAAAGGATTTCTAGTATCATTCTCTTTAGATAGAattatctctctttttcttttgcgattcctttcaaaaaaaatctgttgaagatgaaaaaaaaataaatgaataaaaacaagaaaaaatcgaaaaaaaaacgaaataaaaaaaattgtagttggagatggtcttaccaACGCTGGCCACTCCACTAAAGCTGCTGCGCACACACGACACGAGAGGTCCGTACAAAGTTCATGAGAGCACCTGAGCTCAGCGGCTGCTGGTTGTCATCACGTTAATGATTAGCTCCACAGGCTGCACTCGCTTGGCGCCCAAAGAGGGGGGCAGCTCCAGCTGTGAACTGTCTCATCATCTGCCTGCATGTACAACTTGCATCAGGATTCGATTCAGCACGGACTGCAAAACGTTTTCAAACAACGACCGTTTTGGATGATAATTATAGCACAGGATCGTGCCTGATGCATCCAAACTCCCAGCCCAGCTGGTGTGCGTTATAGACAGCAGCTCGTTTCAGAGCACAGTAGCACAGCACAGGGTTGCATCTTTCAGAATCAAATGTCTTCAGGTGCTGCACTCCACATGTTCCGCTGGAGAGCCCTGCAGTCTGATAAGAACATGTTTTATTATCAGCATTGCTGCAGGAGTGCCTAGTTTGTTAAAGGGAAAAAATGCAGCTGGCTCCATATTTTGAAGGGTGAGCTATAATGTCAAATCACATCAGAGTGGTACTACTAACCTTTTCTcactgaaaaaatagaaaacattTTGTGCAGATCAGCTATACTTTGGCTCCTGTAACTTACACCAGAATAAACAAGACAAAATGAGGTACATACAAACATTTGGTTGCACCTTGGATTCTTAACATTATTGATGTTCTTGGAAACTTGCCGCAGGTTTTGACGCAGGAGACATCAATTTGTAAGTCCATTGCAGAAAAGATCTCAGTGCCAATACAGGCAAGCAAGTGGTATCTAGTCTCTAGTGTGTGAGACAAGTCGATGGCACGCCTTTTACAGCCACTAAGAATAAATTACCAATAACCAGCAGCAATGCTGGATGCAAACTTCGATTAAACAAGAAAGCAGCAAAACATGAAGTGAAAAGGACATTTGTCTGAAAGGTAAGGAGCCCCCCAAAAAAACAGGTAAAAGGAGCAGCCTGCAAAACTTCCTCACTCACATGAGTTGACTGAAAAGATGGGCTTTACCAGTTACCTGAGcgcttttatttatttttacagcAGCTGCCTGCAACATGCCAAAAATGATTCATCACGGTTGAAGCATCGGTCGCTCGCAGTCAGACCATCATGGCATCATCCAGTGACCACACGACGGAAAGGACACGCAATGCATGACTTATGACCACGAGATCGAACTCCGAATGTAACCCAAACTAGTTTGCTGTTGAAAAGGGGAGCACGAATACACAAGTGCAACCGATACAAGAGGTCGAAAGGGTCCTGTGAAGCCCTACAGATGCCATGGCCTTTCAAGGCCAACACCAATTTTTTAGTTGATAGGATTAGAATGGATAAGATGATATATTcgtatttatatgcattttataaatatttggatgaatttgtatatgtttgagtttgtttgaattcaaattaaataaatatatatatatatcacatgaaatgataaaaatacatataaataaatattacaaaggaactcacttttttaccaaataatttAAAGTTGAAATactttttataaattagtacatcatatgagaaaaatattattgattttttcagattttttttaaaattactCGAAGTTATAAGAGTGAACTTatttaaagaattttaattaaatattagctcacACTttatggatcaaaccaattaaaataagttgctaATAAGCTCTAATTTACttataaaaacatttaaaaaatttaaactcACTTAAAAATAAACGCACTTACAAACAACAAGCTAGCAAGAGCGCGGACGTGACCTCCAGTTCTTTTTGAAGGACCAACGAAGGAACCTTACGGGATATCCCATCCGCCTCCCGTCCCCCGTCCCGTGAATCAAACAGATCCTAAGTTTCCCATGAACAAATCACAGTTGAAAACACAAGGCAATTGCCATGCAAAACTAACTCTAATTCATTAATTCAAGAACTACGAACAGATGATTACATGAGGTGGTTCGGTTACAGCATGAGCAGTTACGGTTACGGTGAGGTTGGGGATCAAGGTGTAACTCAGCGTCGCGCCTGTTCGTTACACGAGATCATTGAGCTACAGGCTAACTACTCTAAATTTTTTACAACAGAGAAGAAAGCTAATGCAATCCCATTGCGCCTCTGCCACGGGGCTAGCCATTGGTGTAGACATCAGATATTGAGATCAACGGAGCTCTAGCAATGAAAATCTAGCAGTCAAGCCTCGCCCATTCATACCGTCCAGGAAGCGGGCACTCGTTCACAGGACAAAAGTTATACCTGATCAGAACAATGCAGTTCAGTGTTAGCCAATTCATATATTTACATAAGCACATTTCTTCATGTTCTCTCTAAGGGGAACCAAATTTAACAGAATGTTTAAGTGGTAAAGAGAAGGAAGTGAGTCATACTTCTCCCTGAAAGTATGCTGCTCCTGTTGCTCAGCTGCTGCGAAGAACTCTTCCATCTCAAGAGAACTCGGTATAAAACGATAAATTGAGGCTTCCATTCTGTGACGGGAAGTCATCGAGTTGCTGGTTTTACTTTTAGTTGTGGATCCTGGGGTGCTTATCGTCTCTGAGTTCCTAATCAAACTGCAAGGCGTTGTCTCTCTGGAACTCCTGCAATCCAAAGAaggatatgaaaaaaaaaaatactcaaaaGAGAAAACACCTGAAATGCATAAGAAACATTGCAATGCATATTTCCCCTCCTGATAATTTAGTTTGCATGCCACGAAAGGACCAACATAAATCAAAACAGGCCCAACAAGAATAAGGGAATGGTGAACACTAGAGGATGCCAACATAGTCAGATGAGTGGAAGAGGCCCCTCCTAACTTAAACACTTGAAATACCATGGGGCCGCCCAGAAGCAGACATCAAGGAAAGCCAAGGATGACGGACACACCATCTAAAACCCAGAGTCCTTCCCACTACTGTTCAACCATGGAGGTCACTACATGCAAAACGTACTCACAGGCAAACAAAATTCGTTCCTAGATTATGTCACCATCCCTAATCTCTAAATCGAGCGCTTCAAAACTCGAGACGTGGCACTTGCAAGCTGGAAGCTGGATTGGTGAACCGATATAAAAATTAATCGAGCACATTATCTTCTTCCTCATATAATACTAGCATGCTCTTGTCTCTTCCCGGCATATGCCCCCACAATGAGGTACTTGATTTATAATGCAGCAAGCACACTTAGTACCAGACAGACAACAACTGGGCCTAACAGAGACAACTGAACTAAATAGGGTTTCCAACAAGTATATGCCAAAGAAGGGCCCACGTAGACCAGATGATGCGACTAGAATAGTGTTACTGTGTCAAGACATCTCATGACACTGAGACATTTTTCAAAGAACTATAGAAGCCAGGTCACCACATTAAGCTGCAAAGACCAGAAGAGTCCTGTATTTCATCCCTCCCTTAAAGGGGTTGCACTAAACATTACAAATTATAGTGGCTGATGCATCAGAATAGGAATAGAGGGAAGTCCATTTCGCCTTTGCATTTCAAGAAAGGTGGTCCATTCAAGGCCCAGTGATCTCAGGCAGCCAACAAGCAGGAGGCATTCAATGGTGGTGACACTCTGGTGCGTGGCTaatgatgagttgcttgctaacgCCATGCCGTTTAGTTGCCTTCCAGACACAGCGCAGTGGCAAGTGACTAAGCACGCAAGAAATGCAAGAAATGGAATCTTGAGTGCGACGTtgaaatttcttgcaaaagGGAAGAAAGGCCCTTTGATTGGCAAAAGATTGGGAGGGTCACTGCCCAACCCCACCACCAACCGGGCAATGCAAGAAAACTAAGGCGGCTCGTGTAGGGTACGGGGGAAAACAAGGGGAAAGGAGGCAACTTTTTCCCTCCCGCTACGGAAAAGGACGAGACCAAGGCCAACAGAGGAGACTCCACTAAGAGTCATCAAGCGCAACGGTGCTTCAATTTGGCTTGGGTGCAACCATGCAAGCATTTTGCATGCAACATACAGCAGATTGCTGGTTTCTTTGAGCAAAAACTTTGGCATGTTTTGAGATCTATGTTTCTAAAGAGGGATCCTTGGAAACATTTTTTTGGCGACTTACTCTTGGAAACATTTGGGCACGCTGCTAGCTTCAACCAAGTCCAGTTCCGGCCATTAAACTATGTGGTAAAGTGAAATAGCATGGCTGTAATGACAGAACCTCGGATTATTTAAGCTAACCTTTCAGGGGGGAAACTAAGCTAAATAggtctttttttttgtcaaggTTTCTAGGTAGTATTCTTGGAGCTATTCTTAGGGCTCCTTGAACGCAGGAATTTCACAGGAATCAGTTCAATTTCGTAGGAAAAAAGCAGgattcggaaaaaaaaatccagcgTTCCAAAGAGGCCTTAGACGCATGAAAATCTGGTATGAACCCAGGAACTGGGCAAGGAGTGGTCTTTGCAACACCTCAATCCTTAGAACAACCATGAAGAAGCACTCAAACAAACGAGTGAATGCATTGCTCAATTCAGTCAAAGGGTGGACCTCTCATCACACATAGCAGCAAGGAAAACGGGGAAAAGAAATTTCGGTGCCAAACGCTCGCGTCATTCAACTGCGAATTCGAAGCCCTAAATAACCCGCGGCGGCGATATTGGAGCAGAATCGAAAAGATATCGCTAACCAGGGAGGTGTGGCAAGATAAAACCCTAGACCAATCCCCCGCAACGCACCAAACAAATTGAAGAACAACGAAGAAGGAACAGGGGAGGTGAAAAAATCGCACCTTTCCATGGCGTCCAAGTCGAGCACGTTCTCCCCGAAGGAGACCTCAACCTCGTCCGCCGtcaccagcgccgccgccgccttcctcccGGCGCCCCTCCTAGAGGcgggcgccgccgcctccttgtGCGGCGCCTGCGGGTGCGGCTTCTCGAGCCTCCGGCTCCTGAGCTCGAGGTACTGCCCcgtctcctccacctcccccGTCTCCAACGGCCTCTGCGCCCGCTGCAGCGCGAGCGTGCGGGAGCGCGTGCGGACTCCGAGCAGCGCGCCGCAGGGGACCTCCATGACGGCCACCTCCCCGGACACCTTGCCCTTGCGCATGTACTTCCCCATGGCCTGGCCCCGCCCCTGCGCCTCGCGGCTTGCTCGAAGCGAGGAAGCGGCGGCGGTAGGTGGGTGGGGCGGGCCGCAGTCGCAGCACAGGGGAATCCCGGGAATAATGGGGAAGACGAGGGCTTGCTAGCGCTGCAGAGAGAGAAGCAGAGGGCGCCTTGTGGTGCGGTGCCGTGCGTTGGCTAGCGGGAAAAGGCACGAGGGGACGGGTGGTGTCCCGCGCGGGCGGGCGATGCtatttagagagagagaggcggctGGGCTTGGCTTAGgtaagagagagaaagggattTTCGGGACAGGGGACGGGTGGACGGCGGCTGGCGTTGCGAGAGATACAACTTTATAACGTGCGGTACTGTCTATGTTGAtcatctatttttctatttacgGATTATTCATACATTAATtttcttatatattttataattatgTACCTATGTTTTTAGTACTAATATTAGCATAAATAAACTGTTGTGATGAGCATTGGATCCACTACACTTTAGAAATTTTCCTTTCATGGTGTTGCGGTT
The nucleotide sequence above comes from Phragmites australis chromosome 4, lpPhrAust1.1, whole genome shotgun sequence. Encoded proteins:
- the LOC133916955 gene encoding cyclin-dependent kinase inhibitor 5-like; this translates as MGKYMRKGKVSGEVAVMEVPCGALLGVRTRSRTLALQRAQRPLETGEVEETGQYLELRSRRLEKPHPQAPHKEAAAPASRRGAGRKAAAALVTADEVEVSFGENVLDLDAMERSSRETTPCSLIRNSETISTPGSTTKSKTSNSMTSRHRMEASIYRFIPSSLEMEEFFAAAEQQEQHTFREKYNFCPVNECPLPGRYEWARLDC